A region from the Desulfomarina profundi genome encodes:
- the dapF gene encoding diaminopimelate epimerase produces MSISFPLEFEKMSGTGNDFVIIDNRNNVVPVEEQSEFAGKICRRMFSVGADGLILIENSDKTDFGWSFYNADGSLADMCGNGARCAARFAFRHGIAEAKMRFATSAGIVEAEILDDEVVRLQMTQPFDFRLGLSMNLGGEERPVAFVNTGVPHAVIFVEDEEIAVKKLGRKVRFHELFEPKGANANFARILDDGRLEVRTYERGVEDETMACGTGAVAAALFATMQKGMESPVEVVTSGGEELTVIFDLLDGPVAENVFLQGPARCIFTGKLTAEALL; encoded by the coding sequence ATGTCCATTTCCTTTCCCCTCGAATTTGAGAAAATGAGTGGGACCGGCAATGATTTTGTTATTATAGATAATAGAAACAATGTTGTTCCGGTGGAAGAGCAGAGTGAGTTTGCCGGGAAAATATGCAGGCGGATGTTTTCAGTTGGTGCGGACGGTCTGATTCTGATAGAGAATTCCGATAAAACCGATTTTGGCTGGTCTTTTTATAATGCAGATGGTTCTTTGGCCGACATGTGCGGCAATGGTGCACGGTGCGCTGCCAGATTTGCTTTTCGCCACGGGATTGCGGAGGCGAAGATGCGGTTTGCAACGAGTGCCGGAATAGTTGAAGCGGAAATCCTGGACGATGAGGTTGTCCGGTTGCAGATGACTCAACCCTTTGATTTCAGGCTGGGCCTTTCCATGAACCTTGGGGGTGAGGAACGTCCGGTGGCTTTTGTGAATACCGGCGTACCCCATGCCGTGATATTTGTTGAAGATGAAGAGATTGCTGTGAAGAAACTGGGGCGCAAGGTTCGGTTTCATGAGCTGTTTGAACCCAAAGGGGCCAATGCCAATTTTGCCAGGATTCTCGATGATGGTCGACTGGAGGTGCGTACTTACGAGCGGGGTGTGGAGGACGAAACCATGGCTTGCGGCACAGGAGCTGTTGCTGCCGCCCTTTTTGCTACCATGCAGAAGGGAATGGAATCTCCCGTGGAGGTGGTGACTTCCGGTGGTGAGGAATTGACGGTTATTTTCGATCTGCTTGACGGGCCTGTAGCCGAAAATGTATTTCTGCAGGGGCCCGCTCGATGTATATTTACAGGAAAATTGACGGCTGAAGCTCTGCTTTAG
- the dapA gene encoding 4-hydroxy-tetrahydrodipicolinate synthase produces MKKFHGALVALVTPFIDGKLDEQGLKDLIEFQIKNGTHGIVPVGTTGESATLSFDEHKMVVDITVKTVNGRVPVVAGTGANSTLEAIELTESARESGADAVLSVVPYYNKPNQEGIYLHFKEIAEQVDIPMFLYNVPGRTVVNMLPETVARLAELDNVIGIKEASGSLEQVTDVLRSCPDDFIVLSGDDFTAMPSICVGTKGVISVVSNVYPQAMAALMETALEGDLVKANELNRRLFPLMKLMFAAPSPAPAKKGAELLGKIKDGTPRLPMAPIDDATLARLQATMKDLGLL; encoded by the coding sequence ATGAAAAAATTTCACGGAGCGCTTGTTGCACTGGTAACCCCTTTTATTGACGGTAAACTGGATGAGCAGGGTCTGAAAGACCTGATAGAGTTTCAGATAAAAAACGGCACCCACGGTATTGTCCCGGTGGGAACAACGGGAGAGTCGGCAACGCTCAGTTTCGATGAGCATAAAATGGTGGTTGATATCACTGTCAAAACCGTAAACGGCCGTGTACCTGTCGTGGCCGGAACCGGTGCCAACAGCACACTTGAGGCTATTGAATTGACTGAAAGTGCCAGGGAAAGTGGTGCAGACGCCGTTCTTTCCGTTGTTCCCTACTACAACAAGCCGAACCAGGAAGGAATCTATCTCCACTTCAAAGAAATTGCTGAACAAGTGGATATTCCGATGTTTCTCTATAATGTTCCCGGCAGAACGGTGGTCAATATGCTGCCGGAGACTGTGGCGCGGTTGGCCGAACTGGACAATGTGATTGGTATCAAGGAGGCGAGCGGCAGCCTGGAACAGGTAACCGATGTACTGAGAAGCTGCCCCGATGACTTTATTGTTCTTTCCGGGGATGATTTTACGGCAATGCCCAGTATCTGTGTCGGTACAAAAGGTGTTATTTCTGTTGTATCAAATGTGTATCCCCAGGCGATGGCGGCATTGATGGAAACGGCTCTCGAGGGAGACCTGGTCAAAGCCAATGAACTGAATCGCAGACTCTTTCCCCTGATGAAGCTGATGTTTGCGGCACCAAGCCCGGCTCCGGCCAAAAAAGGGGCGGAACTCCTTGGCAAAATCAAGGATGGAACACCGCGGTTGCCTATGGCACCCATTGACGATGCTACCCTGGCCAGGCTGCAGGCAACCATGAAGGACCTGGGACTTCTTTGA
- the dapB gene encoding 4-hydroxy-tetrahydrodipicolinate reductase, protein MIKVIIAGAAGRMGRRVALMVNRHPRLEFAAAFEAPGSPAIGKDAGFLSAGEENGVIIGEGLESVIDQGDVIIDFTFHKATMEFARLAAQHNRAMVIGTTGLSAEDLAELGGLAKNFPCVQAPNMSVCVNVLFKLAKKTAAILGDDYDIEIIEAHHNKKKDAPSGTALKLAEMAAEGVGRKLSEVAVCERNGIIGERRSEEIGIQTIRAADIVGEHTVYFAGQGERIELVHRAHSRDHFARGAATAAAWIVDRENGVYSMFDVLGLDDL, encoded by the coding sequence ATGATAAAAGTGATAATAGCCGGTGCGGCCGGCAGGATGGGGCGACGGGTTGCCCTGATGGTTAATCGCCATCCGAGGCTGGAATTTGCCGCCGCCTTTGAGGCTCCTGGCAGTCCCGCAATCGGAAAGGATGCGGGGTTTCTCTCTGCCGGGGAGGAAAACGGGGTAATTATCGGCGAAGGTCTGGAATCGGTCATTGACCAGGGGGATGTGATTATTGATTTCACCTTCCATAAGGCGACCATGGAGTTTGCACGCCTGGCCGCTCAACATAACAGGGCAATGGTTATCGGCACCACCGGATTGTCGGCTGAAGATCTGGCCGAGCTGGGTGGGCTGGCGAAAAATTTTCCCTGTGTGCAGGCACCTAATATGTCGGTCTGTGTCAATGTTCTTTTTAAACTGGCGAAAAAGACTGCGGCCATTCTCGGTGATGACTATGATATAGAAATTATCGAGGCTCATCATAACAAGAAAAAGGATGCGCCCAGCGGTACGGCACTGAAACTTGCCGAGATGGCGGCGGAAGGTGTGGGAAGAAAGCTTTCTGAAGTGGCTGTCTGCGAGCGCAACGGTATCATAGGTGAGCGCCGGTCTGAAGAAATCGGTATTCAGACGATCAGGGCTGCTGATATAGTGGGTGAACATACCGTCTATTTTGCCGGCCAGGGTGAGCGGATAGAGCTTGTGCACAGGGCCCACAGCCGGGATCATTTTGCCCGGGGTGCCGCCACGGCAGCCGCCTGGATAGTAGACAGGGAAAACGGTGTTTATTCCATGTTTGATGTTCTGGGGCTGGATGATCTGTAA
- the folK gene encoding 2-amino-4-hydroxy-6-hydroxymethyldihydropteridine diphosphokinase produces the protein MENETEMDKIRAFIGLGSNLGDGPSIVQDAWRMLGEVAGVDLLALSSPYKSAPVEMSSQHWFTNGVGKIETLLPPPALLQELFRIEAAFGRKRKSGSFGYQDRPLDLDILYYGEIILDEPELILPHPRIRERLFVLSPLAELDPDFRDPVSGETAAAMEAELKRKIAEKVMKNQEIIRGKWGES, from the coding sequence ATGGAGAACGAGACGGAAATGGACAAAATCAGGGCCTTTATAGGCTTGGGTTCCAATCTTGGTGACGGTCCGTCAATAGTGCAGGATGCCTGGCGGATGCTTGGTGAAGTGGCGGGTGTGGATCTGCTGGCTCTCTCCAGCCCCTATAAGAGCGCTCCCGTGGAGATGTCCAGTCAGCACTGGTTCACCAACGGGGTGGGCAAAATTGAAACTCTGCTGCCGCCTCCAGCGTTGTTGCAGGAGTTGTTTCGCATTGAGGCGGCGTTCGGCAGAAAGAGAAAATCGGGTTCCTTTGGTTACCAGGATCGACCGCTTGATCTTGATATTCTTTACTATGGCGAAATAATTCTGGATGAACCTGAGTTGATTCTGCCCCACCCGAGAATCAGGGAACGCCTCTTTGTCCTCAGCCCGCTTGCGGAACTGGACCCCGATTTCAGAGACCCTGTTTCCGGGGAAACAGCTGCGGCCATGGAGGCTGAGCTGAAAAGGAAAATTGCTGAGAAAGTGATGAAAAATCAAGAAATTATTCGTGGAAAGTGGGGTGAATCTTGA
- a CDS encoding TRASH domain protein: MSPIRILILAILVYIAYRLVFGGKTIAGGGREPEKPERKEMPVDDVLEEDPVCGKLVPRKQAVRYLQGEKAVYFCSEECCGKYKDDQKD; encoded by the coding sequence TTGAGCCCGATACGGATACTTATCCTGGCCATCCTGGTCTATATCGCCTACCGTCTGGTTTTTGGGGGCAAGACCATTGCAGGAGGTGGCCGGGAACCGGAAAAACCGGAAAGAAAAGAAATGCCGGTAGACGATGTACTGGAGGAAGATCCGGTCTGTGGAAAACTTGTTCCCCGGAAGCAGGCAGTTCGGTACCTGCAGGGAGAGAAGGCGGTTTATTTTTGCAGCGAAGAGTGTTGTGGGAAATATAAAGATGACCAGAAAGATTGA
- a CDS encoding lytic transglycosylase domain-containing protein has translation MTRKIDLLICVIIAGAMTLLVCTEGWTAMFICKNGRGETQFTNVPSMPGCNEIVLKGGTMGRVSFSGGKGYNPERYDREISRVSRKYKVDPFLIKAIIHTESDFDHRAVSKRGARGLMQLMPDTARELQVRDSFNARQNIDAGTRYFKRLLDMFKGNVRLSLAAYNAGPRLVQELNDVPPFPETVRYVKKVLDQYRIYKISR, from the coding sequence ATGACCAGAAAGATTGATCTCCTTATCTGTGTTATTATTGCAGGTGCTATGACTCTTCTGGTCTGCACGGAAGGTTGGACTGCAATGTTTATCTGCAAAAACGGGCGGGGTGAGACACAATTCACCAATGTCCCTTCCATGCCCGGCTGCAATGAAATTGTGTTGAAGGGCGGCACCATGGGTCGTGTGTCATTTAGCGGTGGTAAAGGGTATAATCCGGAGCGCTATGACAGAGAGATTTCCAGGGTCTCCAGAAAATACAAGGTGGATCCTTTTCTGATCAAGGCTATAATTCATACGGAATCGGATTTTGATCACAGGGCTGTATCCAAACGGGGTGCCCGGGGACTGATGCAGCTTATGCCGGATACAGCCAGGGAATTACAGGTGAGAGACTCCTTTAATGCCCGGCAGAATATTGATGCCGGAACCCGCTATTTTAAACGACTTCTTGATATGTTCAAAGGTAATGTGCGGCTTTCCCTTGCGGCCTATAACGCCGGTCCGAGACTCGTTCAGGAGTTAAACGATGTTCCGCCTTTTCCGGAAACGGTACGGTACGTGAAGAAGGTACTCG